In one Drosophila pseudoobscura strain MV-25-SWS-2005 chromosome X, UCI_Dpse_MV25, whole genome shotgun sequence genomic region, the following are encoded:
- the LOC6900219 gene encoding protein new-glue 3-like, translated as MRFSFVLLLAVLGCFLLAREGGATGTSTTVASTSPTTTTSSSATTTTAATSTATTTVAPSTATTTVASSTSDTTTASSSSSGSAAARRRRRRRLARQRQRRERQRQRQTQRLRNRIQNQRRVINQLEG; from the coding sequence ATGCGCTTCTCATTCGTTCTCCTCCTCGCGGTCCTCGGTTGCTTCCTGCTGGCCCGGGAGGGTGGTGCCACAGGCACCTCCACCACCGTGGCCTCCACcagccccaccaccaccaccagctcctcggccaccaccaccaccgccgcgaCGTCCACTGCCACCACAACAGTCGCTccctccaccgccaccaccaccgtgGCCTCCTCGACCTCGGACACGACCACGgcgtcgtcctcctcctcgggatCGGCAGCGGCCAGGCGTCGCAGACGTCGTCGTCTGGCTCGTCAGCGCCAGCGCCGTGAGCGCCAGAGGCAGCGCCAGACCCAGAGGCTCCGCAACCGGATCCAGAACCAGCGCCGCGTGATCAACCAGCTCGAAGGTTAA
- the LOC26533750 gene encoding uncharacterized protein, with the protein MKQMLPVLFLVLLAPSKIFGIDNCDSRCKLVEYQKALESAVAVHTAQNKVLSTVPAKLVLLTCRMADILGDWREPSIDFPQEGTNADRGLRYLPKIGEKELLSLSMGIRDTLMEADPSLQRPEFKELETLLSDIIPVPKEPEVDPDIFANAINSQCGQMCAGDGIKC; encoded by the exons ATGAAGCAGATGTTACCTGTGCTCTTTCTCG TTTTGCTTGCCCCGTCAAAGATCTTTGGAATAGATAATTGCGATAGTCGTTGCAAGTTAGTGGAATACCAGAAGGCCCTCGAAAGTGCCGTAGCCGTGCATACAGCCCAAAATAAGGTTCTAAGCACGGTTCCTGCAAAGCTGGTATTGTTGACTTGTAGAATGGCAGATATTCTAGGCGATTGGCGTGAGCCAAGTATCGATTTTCCACAAGAGGGGACCAATGCTGATCGAGGGCTTCGATATCTACCCAAAATTGGAGAGAAAGAACTGTTATCTCTTTCTATGGGGATTCGCGATACCTTAATGGAAGCTGATCCGTCATTGCAAAGGCCGGAATTCAAAGAACTGGAAACCTTGCTCAGCGATATCATCCCTGTACCCAAAGAACCCGAAGTCGATCCCGACATCTTTGCAAATGCCATCAACTCCCAGTGCGGCCAAATGTGTGCTGGTGATGGGATCAAGTGCTAG